TATCAAAGCCTAATTTAGACAGGTCTAAACATAAACTTTTCGGGTCAAGAATACGGAGAACTACCTTTTCCCCATGCACCGTGGGGATAATCGAGACTCTTAAATCTGCCTCTCGATTGGAAATAATCACTTTGGCTCGACCGTCCTGGGGTAATCTTTTTTCTGCAATGTCTAAATTAGCAATAATTTTTATTCTTGAAACAAGCGATGGGTGGAGAGTTTTAGGTGGAGAGGGCATCTCGTATAAAATGCCATCAATCCTGTATCGCAATCTAACATCTTTTTGATAAGGTTCTAAGTGAATATCCGATGCCCCAGCATTTATCGCCTCACTTAAAATATAATTAACTAATCTGATAATTGGTGCTTCGTCTCCTTTTCCCATTTGAGAAATATCAATGGCGGCTTCCTCGGTCATCGGTCTCAAAACCTCAAATGTCTTCTCATCAATTCCTTTCATAATCTCGTCAATAGACCGCTCTTTTTTCCCATAGCATTTTTCAATGACATCTTTAATTTCATTTTCGGATGCAACCACGGGTTTTATATTACACTTAGTTGCCCTTTTAATATCATCTAAGGCAAATACATCTAATGGGTCTGCCATAGCCACGATTAAGGTATTATCTTCTTTGGAAATAGGGATAGCCAGGTGGCGTCTGACAATACTCTCTAAAACCTCTCGTCTCACATCTAAAGAAAAAGGGGATATTTCTGCTTCAGCTAAATTTACATGCTCCATTCCTAACTGGTTGGCTAAGAAATCCATAATAATGCCTTCTGTGGTAAACCCCAATTTAACCAGAATTTTACCCAGTCTTTCTCGACTTCTCTTTTTTTCAGCCAGGGCGATGTCAAGTTGTTCCCGGCTAATAATTCCTGCCTCTACTAATAATTCACCTAATCTAATTTTTTCTGGCATTTTAATCACCTCATTAGATTTGCTGATTCGTCAGCAATTACCATTTAATCAGTTAATTTCGTAAACCCCTATTAAAGATGATATAAATCCTGAACCGTAACATTAGGGTAACGGATTAATTACTTCCTTATAGGTTTCTGGTCGGCGATTGGCATAGAATGTCCAGATATTTCGTGTCTCTTTTATTAAATCCAGGTCTGTGTCGGCGATTAATATCTCATCTTTTTCTCCTGCCTCGGCGATTATCTCACCATTTGGGTCGATAACAATACTGCCGCCGTGAAATTTTTGTCCCTCTTCATCACCAACTCGATTAGCCCTTGCTACAAAAAGATTATTAGCAATCGCATTGGCACATAATACCTTTCGCCATTTTGCCTGGAAGGCAAAGCTACAGGCAGTGGGAGCAAATATAATTTGTGCCCCTTTTAACCCTAATATTCGACTACCCTCCGGAAAAAAATTATCCCAGCACATCTGGATACCAATTGTTGCAAATTTTGTTTTAAACACAGGATAACCCAGGTTCCCTAATGTAAAATAAAATCTTTCTTCCCACAGTGGTAGATGAGGAATGTGATTTTTTCGATATTTACCGAGTATTTTTCCATTGGCATCTATTACCACCGCGGTATTAAAATATATTCCTTCCTCCGCTTTTTCAAACATTGGCAAAATCAGGACTATTTTTTCTTTTTTGGCGACTTCGCCCATTACTTTAGTCATCTCGCCTGGAATTTCTTCCGCTAATGCAAAGTTTGAAACATCAATATTTTTCGGAAACCAATGAAGATTAAATATTTCCTGGAAACAGATAATATTTGCTCCTTTTGAGGAAAGATTTTGAGCAAACTCAATTGATTTAGATAGATTTTCTTTCCTGTCCTTAGTGCAGGTCATTTGAACCAACCCAACGGTAACCACCTTTTTACTCCCTCCTGTTTGCTTATCTTTACCCATAAGTTTTACTGGACAATGTTACATTCATTCACAATTCGCAATTCACCATTCACAATTCACGATTTTTTTCCTATCGTCCGTATGCTGGAACTGATGATTTTTGAGAGCTCATCACATTCTTTAACCACGCTCAATAGTTGATTAATGGGTAACAAATTGCTTCGTTTTATAATCTCCAACCAAATTCCAGATTCATTTAATTCTTTCAAAACAATCCCCAACTTGTGAACAAAATCATTTTTACTTTCCGCTCCTCGTGCTTCACCATAATTCGGTGCAGGAGAAGTACCACATCGAAGTAATTGCCCCGCAATGTGTTTCCCAACCTGAGTATTTGGTAATGCAGAGCATAATTCTATAATCATGACTGCAAAATTAATCAATCGTTCCTGAATATCATCCCCTTTTGCCACTCATGAATCTCCTTAACTTTCGTTCACCATTCACAATTCACCATTCACAATTCACAATTTCTTCCCTAAATTTCCTTAATAATGGTGAATTGTGAATTGTCAATTGTGAATTGTGAATTATCACTCTTCACTAACTACTGCTTACTTCCTACAGGTTTTTTTGAGCTAATTGAACTAATTTAGCAAAGGCATTTTTATCATTAACCGCTAAATCTGATAGCATTTTACGGTCTAACTGTGCATTTGCCTTTTTTAACCCATTAATAAATTTACTGTAAGAGAGTCCATATTCTCTTACGGCGGCGTTTATTCGAATAATCCATAATTGCCTAAATTCCCTTTTTCGGGCTTTGCGGTCTCGATAAGCATAGACTCCGGCACGAATAACAGCCTCTTTAGCTAATTTATACCAGCGATGTCGTGCACCCCAGTAACCTTTGGTTAATTTCCTTATTTTGTTTTTTCTTCTTCTTGTAGCAACATTCGTTGCGGCTCTTGGCATTTGAATTCATACCTCCTTTATGGTAACTATTTACCCTTTATTTATACGGAATAAGTTTGCGGATATTCTGTCTATCTCTACGGCTAACAAATCCTGCGCTACGCAAATTGCGTTTTCTATCCCTGGTTTTACAGGTAAATAGATGTCCGGCATTAGCCTTTTCACGCTTTATTTTGCCAGTAGCCGTAACTTTAAAAAATCTTTTTGCGGCTCCTCTGTTAGTCTTTATCTTAGGCATTAGTAATCCTCCTTTTCTCTGGTAATTGGTTTAGAGTTCTGCAAAACCAGGAAACTGTGGTTTTTAAGCGGGTATTTAATTTCCTCCACAGATGAAAATGCAAAAAGCAAATATAAAAATTACATATCAAAATGTAAAATTATCTCTTTCCTTTCAGCGTTAAAATACTTGAAGCAAAGATATTACCAATTTGAAATTTGATTTGTAATTTTGCATTTTGATATTTATATTTGATATTTAATATTTGATATTTGATATTTATTTGTTGTCTCCCCCAAATCCTATTTTGCAGAACCCTACTGGTAATTGGTAATTATGTGTAATTATTTAGCCATCTGAAAAACTAATGGCTGAGAGCTGATACCTGAATACTATTTCCCTCACTTATGTTTTTTATCTGGGGCTAAAATCATTATCATTTGTTTGCCTTCTAATTTTGGCATCACCTCGACTATTCCTATTTCTTTCAAATCCTCTACAAGTCTATCGAGTATTTTCCTCCCCAACTCTGAGTGTTCCATTTCTCGTCCTCGAAATCCCATTATTATTTTAACCTTATCTCCGTCCTGTAGGAATTTGGAAATATGTCTAAGTTTGACTTCATAATCATGCCTTTCAATGTGAGGTCGAAGTTTTATCTCTTTTACTAAAATAATCTTTTGCTTTTTCTTTTTCTCCCGTTCTTTTTTTCTTTGTTCGTATCGATATTTACCATAATCCATAATTTTACAGACAGGCACCGTTGAATCAGGAACTATCTCGACTAAATCTAAATCTTTCTCCATAGCTAAGTCTAATGCTTTATATAAAGGGATAATTCCTATCTGTTGTCCATCTGTATCTATCACTCGAACTTCTCTTGCTCGAATTTGCCTATTTATTCTAAGTCCCTTAATAGTTACTCATACCTCCTTTTTATTGGTAACTGGTGAATGGTAATTAGTTACCAGTTTTTAATTTCATGAAGCCTCTTTGTCCCTGGTCATAAGAATATCATATCTTAATAATAATGTCAATAGATTTTTTCTTTTATCTCTTTTATTAAATTATCTACAAATTCTTCTACTAAAAGATTTGCTGACTCCTTCGTATGTCTTTTTCGAACGGATACCTTTTCTATTTCTATCTCTTTATCTCCAATGATTAACATATATGGAGTTTTCTCAAGTAATTCTGCTTCACGGATTTTAAATCCTATTTTTTCATTTCTTTTATCTACTTTAACCCGCACCCCTTGTTCTAATAATCGTTCTTTAATCTTTTCTGCATAAGAAATATGTCGGTCGGCAATGGTCATAATCATTACCTGGGTTGGAGAAAGCCAGGTAGGTAATGCGCCCGCATAATGTTCGAGCAACGCCCCTAAAAATCGCTCAAGACTACCCAACACTACTCGATGAATCATTACTGGCTGATATTCATTACCATCACTGCCTACATAAGTCACATTAAATCTTTGTGGTAAATTAAAATCTACCTGGATAGTTGGACCTTGCCAGGCTCTACCAAGTGCATCTTTGAGTTTAATATCAATTTTGGGGCCATAAAAAACTCCTTCCCCTTCATCAATGGCATAATTTAGTCCTTGCTTTTTTAGTCCGACGCTCAAGGCAGAAGTAGCTTTCTCCCAAATATCTGGAGTTCCAACATATTTTTCTGGTTTGGTAGAAAGATAGACATCATATTCTTTAAATCCAAAGGTCTTTAACATCTCTGAGGCAAAGTTTAAAACAGTGCATATCTCCTCTTCAAGTTGGTCCTGACGACAAAAGATATGAGCATCATCCTGCGTAAATCCTCTCACTCGCAGTAACCCATGTAATACCCCACTTCGTTCATATCGATAGACTGTGCCCAATTCAAAATATCTTATGGGTAATTCTTTATAACTTCTTGTCTGGCTTTTATATATTAAAATATGGCCCGGGCAATTCATTGGTTTAAGCACATAAGGATTATCTTCAACTTCCATAAAATACATATTATCTTTATAATATTCACAATGCCCTGAAGTCTGCCATAAATCAATCTTAGCAATGTGAGGTGTAACTACTTCTAAATAATCTCTTTTTATATGTTCCTGGCGTAAAAATTTACATATTTCCTCGCGAATGATTGCTCCTTTTGGATGATAGTAAATTAATCCTGGTCCAACTTCATCATAAATATCGAATATTTTTAGTTCTTTGCCAANNNNNNNNNNNNNNNNNNNNNNNNNNNNNNNNNNNNNNNNNNNNNNNNNNNNNNNNNNNNNNNNNNNNNNNNNNNNNNNNNNNNNNNNNNNNNNNNNNNNCAGATTACGCAGATTTCACAGATTTTTAATTCTCCTGAAAATAATTTTTTCACGCAAAGGACGCAAAGAAATCAACCGCAAAGAACGCAAAGATTAAAGGCAAAAGGAATCATAAAAAATTCACGAAACACCAGCTAATAAATCTCTGTCTTTTTATCCCCAAATTTGAGTAAAACATTAGGACTGGGATTTAACTTTTGAAATAGTCTTCTTCCAACTAACGCCCGACGTTCTTTATTTATCTTCACAAAAGGACTGTTACCCCAATCTCGAACGCAGA
This genomic interval from bacterium contains the following:
- a CDS encoding ATPase, T2SS/T4P/T4SS family → MPEKIRLGELLVEAGIISREQLDIALAEKKRSRERLGKILVKLGFTTEGIIMDFLANQLGMEHVNLAEAEISPFSLDVRREVLESIVRRHLAIPISKEDNTLIVAMADPLDVFALDDIKRATKCNIKPVVASENEIKDVIEKCYGKKERSIDEIMKGIDEKTFEVLRPMTEEAAIDISQMGKGDEAPIIRLVNYILSEAINAGASDIHLEPYQKDVRLRYRIDGILYEMPSPPKTLHPSLVSRIKIIANLDIAEKRLPQDGRAKVIISNREADLRVSIIPTVHGEKVVLRILDPKSLCLDLSKLGFDKEALALYEKNIVAPYGIILITGPTGSGKSTTLYSTLRTINATDKNIITIEDPVEYVLRGINQVQVKPEIGLDFSDGLRAFMRQDPDIILVGEVRDRETSEVAINAALTGHLVFSTLHTNDAPGAITRLLNMGIEPFLITSTVILSLSQRLVRVICPNCKEAYDPSPALLKEIGIQPDEGEKIKLYHGIGCKKCSHTGYKGRIGVFEVMELNDEIRELILARESVHIIKEAAKRSGLITLREATIKKVLAGITTIEELIRVAFEEKATPYVPENVTPPAA
- a CDS encoding nitrilase-related carbon-nitrogen hydrolase; this translates as MGKDKQTGGSKKVVTVGLVQMTCTKDRKENLSKSIEFAQNLSSKGANIICFQEIFNLHWFPKNIDVSNFALAEEIPGEMTKVMGEVAKKEKIVLILPMFEKAEEGIYFNTAVVIDANGKILGKYRKNHIPHLPLWEERFYFTLGNLGYPVFKTKFATIGIQMCWDNFFPEGSRILGLKGAQIIFAPTACSFAFQAKWRKVLCANAIANNLFVARANRVGDEEGQKFHGGSIVIDPNGEIIAEAGEKDEILIADTDLDLIKETRNIWTFYANRRPETYKEVINPLP
- a CDS encoding four helix bundle protein; amino-acid sequence: MAKGDDIQERLINFAVMIIELCSALPNTQVGKHIAGQLLRCGTSPAPNYGEARGAESKNDFVHKLGIVLKELNESGIWLEIIKRSNLLPINQLLSVVKECDELSKIISSSIRTIGKKS
- the rplT gene encoding 50S ribosomal protein L20, with the protein product MPRAATNVATRRRKNKIRKLTKGYWGARHRWYKLAKEAVIRAGVYAYRDRKARKREFRQLWIIRINAAVREYGLSYSKFINGLKKANAQLDRKMLSDLAVNDKNAFAKLVQLAQKNL
- the rpmI gene encoding 50S ribosomal protein L35, whose protein sequence is MPKIKTNRGAAKRFFKVTATGKIKREKANAGHLFTCKTRDRKRNLRSAGFVSRRDRQNIRKLIPYK
- the infC gene encoding translation initiation factor IF-3 codes for the protein MKGLRINRQIRAREVRVIDTDGQQIGIIPLYKALDLAMEKDLDLVEIVPDSTVPVCKIMDYGKYRYEQRKKEREKKKKQKIILVKEIKLRPHIERHDYEVKLRHISKFLQDGDKVKIIMGFRGREMEHSELGRKILDRLVEDLKEIGIVEVMPKLEGKQMIMILAPDKKHK
- the thrS gene encoding threonine--tRNA ligase → GKELKIFDIYDEVGPGLIYYHPKGAIIREEICKFLRQEHIKRDYLEVVTPHIAKIDLWQTSGHCEYYKDNMYFMEVEDNPYVLKPMNCPGHILIYKSQTRSYKELPIRYFELGTVYRYERSGVLHGLLRVRGFTQDDAHIFCRQDQLEEEICTVLNFASEMLKTFGFKEYDVYLSTKPEKYVGTPDIWEKATSALSVGLKKQGLNYAIDEGEGVFYGPKIDIKLKDALGRAWQGPTIQVDFNLPQRFNVTYVGSDGNEYQPVMIHRVVLGSLERFLGALLEHYAGALPTWLSPTQVMIMTIADRHISYAEKIKERLLEQGVRVKVDKRNEKIGFKIREAELLEKTPYMLIIGDKEIEIEKVSVRKRHTKESANLLVEEFVDNLIKEIKEKIY